In Desulfomonile tiedjei, the DNA window TGGCGTCAGTCAGCACAGAGTTGCCCATGCGCACTCCCCAGCGAGCCTTTTCCACCGTGAACGGCACGCCGGACATGTGCTCAACACCGCCGGCCAGTATTACGTCGGCAACACCGGCTTTGATCATTGCCGCGCCGGACAGCGTAGCCTCCATGCCGGAAATGCAGACCCGATTTATGGTGGCCGCGGGAACGCTCTGCGGGATGCCGGCCATGAGAGCCCCGATGCGAGTGACGTTCATCGCATCAGTAGGATTCAAGCAGCATCCGAAACGGACGTCGTCGATAATATCTGCCGGGATGCCGGCCCTTTCGACAGCCGCTTTCATCGGCACACTGGCTATGTTGGCGGCATGCATGTCCCTTAGCGAGCCTCCAAACTCACCAATGGCAGTCCGGCATCCTGATACGATTACTACTTCCGTCATAAATCTCTCCTTCGACATGGTTTGAGCACTGGAGCGCCTCATACCAATGCGTGTTCATACGGGCAACATGGAAAAGCCGGTTAATCGCCCGCTCCGGCAAATCTCATTCGTTGCGAACGCGTCGCCTGAACGGGGCGGACTTCATTTCGCAGACCCACCAGGGGAGGTTTCACCCAAGGCACTTCTGTGCCACCTCCTCGGGGTCAAAAGCCCTTATCCCAATGCGCCATCAAAGAAGTAATGTCGATGGTAGCGGGCGCAGGGAGTATTCTCCAAAAAATCCCCCCGGCCCCCCTTTAGCAAAGGGGGGTAAAATGATGACTTTCCCCCCTTTTCCAAAAGGGGGGTCAGGGGGGATTTTGACCGAAGGCCTCACTTCTGCTCCCATCTAGATCACTTCTTCGAATGCGAATTGGTATTATTCACCCAGGCCGGCCATTGGGCGCAAAACAAACTTCCCCGTGCCAACAGGCCATCCTGTCGGCCCGGTTGAGTCAATGACTGGACCGATCCTTCAGCGGCTCTTGAAGCAAAAATCACTTAATGATGGCCGCTTCTTCTACGGAAAGCTTTTTCTCGAAATCCTCCCAGAATTCTTCTTCGGATTTCCTCCAATCAGACCCGAACTTCTTGTTGAACAGAGTACCTACGCTGTCGAGCGCCTTTTTCCAGGCCGACTGGTAGTTAAGCTTTAGCACGTCCTCAAGAAACGGCACCAAGGAACCGAGTTTTTCCTTCGGCAAATAGGCACGCGCTCCCAGTTCGATGGATTTTTTCAAGGCGTCCGGCGTGAACGCGTGCGCAGTGAGCATCACGACAGGGAACCCGGCGTTGTTTGCGATCTGTAGCAGGTCAAATCCTCGAACTCCCATGATGTCCAGAATGACAAGGTCGTAGGTGTAGGAGACAAGGTACTGCTGGGCTTTCTCAAAGGTCGTAGCAGTATGCAAGGTGACGTTTGCAGCCTCCGACAGTTCCTCCTCGATGATGTCCAGGACATCTTCCTCGTCATCCACCGCCAGTATCAGTTTGTCTTGCAGGATTTCAGAAGTGGGCATGGCTAATCCTTTTCTTTCGCTTTTTTTGCAGATACCCTGTTGGCGTTGTTTCCTTGCGTAAGAGTGTGAGAATCAGCGTCCACTGAGGCCGAGGAAACCCAAACTCCTTCCCCTCACTTGCACTGTCCAAAGCACAGCCTCGCAAGGCTGTACGAAACCAAGATCACGCTAACATGCTTACTCATCCCGGACCATGAAGTCAACTATTTCACCTTATAAATTAGTCACGCGAGAAAAAGTTGAGGTTGACCCCAGCAATTCTCATGAGATACGCTTGCCCACGGACGGATTTATAACAGGTCCCAAAATTAATGAGCGATACCGAGGAAGCCCGGTGGGGAGAGTCCCCCTGCCGGTGGCACCAGGCCGCCAATCTGTGGCCGGACCGGCTTTGAATTCCGGATGCGGGAATCAGTCAACTTTTTCGGGATTCGCTATGACAGAGAGGTTCCTATGGCATTACGCAAATACGTTGTGGTCCCCCCCATGAAGGGAGGGCTGGAAAGCCTGAGAGAAATAGCCGGGAACTTCTGGTTCTCCTGGAACACCGAGGCGGTGGAACTCTTCGACCACTTGGATGAAAACCTCTGGCAAGAAACGAATCACAATCCGCTGCAAACCCTCATCCGCCTTTCCAGTCATAGGCTGAACGAAATCCGTGACGATGAGGGATACCTGGCTCACGCGGAAAGAGTCCGGCAGAGATTCAGGTCGTACATGAAGAGAACTCGGGCTTACGAATACCACCTCGAAGAACCCATAGGCTTTACCACCGCGTATTTCTCGCTGGAGTTCGGACTTGTCGAATGTCTCCCCATCTATTCCGGCGGACTGGGGGTCCTGGCAGGCGACCATCTCAAGTCTGCCAGCGACCTTAACTTGCCACTCGTCGGAGTCGGTTTGATGTACCAGGCTGGGTATTTCCATCAAGCCCTCACCAATGAAGGCTGGCAGCAGGAATTCTATCCGCCGATTGCCCTCGATACCCTGGCTCTCGAAAAACAGACCGACTCATCCGGCAATACGTTACTCGTCAGCGTGGATCTGGCAGGTGAAACCGTATGGCTGCGAGTGCTCAAGGCCGGTGTCGGCCGCGTCCCTCTGTATCTCCTCGATGCAGACATCCCGGAGAACTCGCCCCGCCTGCGAAGCGTTACCGCAAAGCTCTACGGCGGAGACGTGGAAATGCGCATTCGGCAGGAAATCCTTCTTGCTATGGGCGGCTGCCGCGCTCTGAAGGCTTTAGGGATAGAGCCCGCGGTCTATCACCTGAACGAGGGGCACGCTGCTTTTGTCCCGCTGGAAAGAATTCGTTATTTCATGGATGAGGAAGGGTTGTCCCTGGAAGAGGCGCGGGAAATAGTGACCAGCCAGGGTGTTTTGACCATACACACGCCGGTCCCTGCCGGAAATGATGTCTTTGATCGAGGGATTATGGAGAAGTATTGCGGGGGGCTTGCCAGAAGGTTGGGAATGGATTTTGAGAGCTTCCTGGGGCTGGGGAGAAGGCATCCCCGCGATGCTTCTGAAGGCTTCTGCATGACCGTACTGGGCCTGAGGTTGACGTCCCGGACCAACGGTGTGAGCATGCTGCATGGGCAAGTGGCCAGAAAGATGTGGAGGGAGGTTTGGCCTCAAGCGGACCTTGAGGATGTGCCGATCGCGCACATAACAAACGGGATCCACATGCCGTCTTACCTTTCTCGGGACCTGCTGAGACTTTACGATCGCTACCTGGAGCCGGGCTGGACCGAGGACCCTGACAACGAAAAGATTTGGCAGCGGGCTGAAAAAATCCCCGATACGGAACTCTGGCGTACTCACGAGAGATGCCGTTCACGACTGGTCCACTTCGCAAGAAGGCGCCTTGCTCAGCAGCTTAAGAGAAGGGGCGCGTCCGCAAGAGAGTTGGATACGGCCCAAACAGTGTTGGACCCCGAGGCATTGACCATATGTTTTGGCCGGCGTTTTGCCACGTACAAAAGAGCGACGCTGATCTTCAAAGAGCCCGAACGTCTGGCCGGGATCCTGGCTCGTTCGGAGAGACCCGTACAACTGATACTTGCCGGTAAGGCGCATCCCGCTGATGACGCGGGCAAGGAGCTTATAAAGAAAATAGTTGATCTTATCAAACAAGAACCGTTCCGCAGCCGCGTGGTGTTCATCGAAGATTACGATATCAACGTTGCCCGGTATATGGTCCAGGGCGCGGACGTTTGGCTCAATACCCCCCGACGACCGCTGGAAGCGTGCGGTACTTCCGGAATGAAGGCCGCAGCCAACGGGGCTTTGAACCTCAGTGTGCTGGATGGATGGTGGGATGAGGCGTACGCGGGCGACAACGGATGGGCAATCGGATCAGGAGAAGAATACGACAACCCGGTTTAC includes these proteins:
- a CDS encoding response regulator, whose translation is MPTSEILQDKLILAVDDEEDVLDIIEEELSEAANVTLHTATTFEKAQQYLVSYTYDLVILDIMGVRGFDLLQIANNAGFPVVMLTAHAFTPDALKKSIELGARAYLPKEKLGSLVPFLEDVLKLNYQSAWKKALDSVGTLFNKKFGSDWRKSEEEFWEDFEKKLSVEEAAIIK
- the glgP gene encoding alpha-glucan family phosphorylase → MALRKYVVVPPMKGGLESLREIAGNFWFSWNTEAVELFDHLDENLWQETNHNPLQTLIRLSSHRLNEIRDDEGYLAHAERVRQRFRSYMKRTRAYEYHLEEPIGFTTAYFSLEFGLVECLPIYSGGLGVLAGDHLKSASDLNLPLVGVGLMYQAGYFHQALTNEGWQQEFYPPIALDTLALEKQTDSSGNTLLVSVDLAGETVWLRVLKAGVGRVPLYLLDADIPENSPRLRSVTAKLYGGDVEMRIRQEILLAMGGCRALKALGIEPAVYHLNEGHAAFVPLERIRYFMDEEGLSLEEAREIVTSQGVLTIHTPVPAGNDVFDRGIMEKYCGGLARRLGMDFESFLGLGRRHPRDASEGFCMTVLGLRLTSRTNGVSMLHGQVARKMWREVWPQADLEDVPIAHITNGIHMPSYLSRDLLRLYDRYLEPGWTEDPDNEKIWQRAEKIPDTELWRTHERCRSRLVHFARRRLAQQLKRRGASARELDTAQTVLDPEALTICFGRRFATYKRATLIFKEPERLAGILARSERPVQLILAGKAHPADDAGKELIKKIVDLIKQEPFRSRVVFIEDYDINVARYMVQGADVWLNTPRRPLEACGTSGMKAAANGALNLSVLDGWWDEAYAGDNGWAIGSGEEYDNPVYQDDIESRALYDLLEESVRPLFYERGADDLPREWIGMMKQSIRTLCPVFNAHRMVSEYIETSYVPAAGAYSELRAGNYAVLREMVAWKKRMSKDWPKIAIRTVEVRGEREAVKGQEVEVVVTVDTAGHDPQELNVELLHGPIDLWENFKVRHITRLTADAGNPDANGDRIFSGLIPLSHTGRYGYVVRVAPQHPNLAFSERLYLVHRG